A window from Streptomyces sp. NBC_00271 encodes these proteins:
- a CDS encoding 6-phosphofructokinase — protein sequence MRVGVLTGGGDCPGLNAVIRGIVRKGVQEYGYDFVGFRDGWRGPLENDTVRLDIPAVRGILPRGGTILGSSRTNPLKQENGIRRIKENLAKQDVEALIAIGGEDTLGVAARLTDEYGVPVVGVPKTIDNDLSATDYTFGFDTAVGIATEAIDRLHTTAESHMRVLVCEVMGRHAGWIAIHSGLAGGANVILIPEQRFDVDQVCAYVTSRFKASYAPIVVVAEGAMPKDGQMVLKDESLDSFGHVRLSGVGEWLAKEIEKRTGKEARTTVLGHIQRGGTPSAFDRWLATRFGLHAIEAVRDGDFGKMVALRGTDIVRVPIADATAKLKTVDPKLYEEVGVFFG from the coding sequence ATGCGGGTCGGAGTACTGACCGGAGGCGGCGACTGCCCCGGACTCAACGCCGTCATCCGGGGCATCGTCCGCAAGGGCGTGCAGGAGTACGGATACGACTTCGTCGGCTTCCGGGACGGCTGGCGCGGACCTCTCGAGAACGACACCGTCCGGCTGGACATCCCCGCCGTGCGCGGCATCCTGCCGCGCGGTGGCACCATCCTCGGCTCCTCGCGGACGAACCCGCTCAAGCAGGAGAACGGCATCCGCCGCATCAAGGAGAACCTCGCCAAGCAGGACGTCGAGGCGCTCATCGCGATCGGCGGCGAGGACACGCTCGGCGTCGCCGCGCGTCTCACCGACGAGTACGGCGTGCCCGTCGTCGGCGTACCGAAGACCATCGACAACGACCTGTCCGCCACCGACTACACCTTCGGCTTCGACACCGCCGTCGGCATCGCCACCGAGGCGATCGACCGCCTGCACACCACCGCCGAGTCGCACATGCGCGTCCTCGTCTGCGAGGTGATGGGCCGTCACGCGGGCTGGATCGCCATCCACTCGGGCCTGGCCGGCGGCGCCAACGTCATCCTCATCCCCGAACAGCGCTTCGACGTCGACCAGGTGTGCGCCTATGTGACCTCGCGGTTCAAGGCCTCGTACGCGCCGATCGTGGTCGTCGCCGAGGGCGCGATGCCCAAGGACGGCCAGATGGTCCTGAAGGACGAGTCCCTCGACTCCTTCGGCCATGTACGCCTCTCCGGGGTCGGCGAGTGGCTGGCCAAGGAGATCGAGAAGCGCACCGGCAAGGAGGCCCGCACCACGGTCCTCGGGCACATCCAGCGCGGCGGCACCCCCAGTGCCTTCGACCGCTGGCTCGCCACCCGCTTCGGACTGCACGCCATCGAGGCCGTCCGTGACGGCGACTTCGGCAAGATGGTCGCCCTGCGCGGCACGGACATCGTCCGGGTCCCGATCGCGGATGCCACGGCCAAGCTGAAGACGGTCGACCCGAAGCTGTACGAGGAGGTCGGGGTCTTCTTCGGCTGA